One genomic segment of Marinitoga piezophila KA3 includes these proteins:
- the mtaB gene encoding tRNA (N(6)-L-threonylcarbamoyladenosine(37)-C(2))-methylthiotransferase MtaB, with translation MEKVNIVTYGCKLNQAESEVIGEKLSSLNYIVEYDKSTKSDILIINSCTVTSEAERKIRQLIRKTKREKPDTKVVVVGCYTHTDTKSLLENGVDLILGNLEKKYIENYIDKNGVFVDLDYWHSKNEKIFLPQKPYNNYSRYFLPIEEGCLEFCTYCRIIFARGNKIRSVSKDEIFKKIDSLIKKGVKEFIITGINLTYYGYGTDYNLLNLIMDIEKKYQSQKIRFRISSLYPDFINENIIQFLNESKIFEKHIHLSLQHVSTKVLENMGRKYNEKYLINLFDMIFRINDIFSISSDIIVGFPGETNEDFEILLEFINKYPFSRVHAFRYSSRPNTKASKMPHQISGEIKKARMKQLQQYIKNSNEQYLKKLINSGITPEILIEKKDNQYSYGYDEYYIYHKILNNSINLNDFHKVKINKIENTGVISSVL, from the coding sequence TTGGAAAAAGTTAATATAGTTACATATGGATGCAAATTAAATCAGGCTGAAAGTGAAGTAATTGGTGAGAAATTATCTTCTTTAAATTATATTGTTGAATATGACAAATCAACTAAGAGTGATATATTAATTATAAACTCATGCACAGTAACTTCTGAAGCCGAAAGGAAAATTCGCCAATTAATAAGGAAGACCAAAAGAGAAAAACCTGATACCAAAGTCGTTGTTGTTGGGTGTTACACACATACAGATACGAAATCATTACTGGAAAATGGTGTTGATCTAATCTTAGGAAACCTTGAAAAAAAATACATAGAAAATTATATAGATAAAAATGGTGTCTTTGTAGACCTTGATTATTGGCATTCAAAAAATGAAAAAATATTTCTACCTCAAAAACCTTATAATAATTATTCAAGATATTTCCTGCCAATTGAAGAAGGATGTCTTGAGTTCTGTACATATTGTAGAATAATATTCGCAAGAGGAAATAAAATAAGAAGTGTCTCAAAAGATGAGATATTCAAAAAAATTGATTCTCTTATTAAAAAAGGGGTAAAAGAATTTATTATTACTGGCATCAATTTAACCTATTATGGTTATGGAACAGATTATAATTTATTAAATCTGATAATGGATATTGAAAAAAAATATCAATCCCAAAAAATTCGTTTTAGGATTAGTTCTTTATATCCCGATTTCATCAATGAAAATATCATTCAATTTCTCAATGAGAGCAAAATTTTCGAAAAACACATACATTTATCACTCCAGCATGTTTCCACAAAAGTTCTGGAAAATATGGGAAGAAAATATAATGAAAAATATCTAATAAATTTATTCGATATGATTTTTAGAATAAACGATATTTTTTCCATATCCTCAGATATAATTGTTGGTTTTCCAGGCGAAACTAATGAAGATTTTGAAATATTATTAGAATTTATTAATAAATATCCATTCTCAAGAGTTCATGCATTTAGATATTCATCACGTCCAAATACCAAAGCGTCAAAAATGCCTCACCAAATTTCAGGTGAAATAAAAAAAGCCCGCATGAAACAATTGCAACAATACATAAAAAATTCAAATGAACAATATTTAAAAAAATTAATTAACTCTGGTATAACCCCAGAAATTCTTATAGAAAAAAAGGATAATCAATACAGTTACGGATATGATGAATATTATATATACCATAAAATATTAAATAATAGTATAAACTTAAATGATTTTCATAAAGTAAAAATAAATAAAATTGAAAATACTGGAGTGATATCAAGTGTTTTATAA
- a CDS encoding CoA-binding protein yields MDISKIKKIALIGATTNKSKFGYKILKDLVKKGYEVLPVTPNYDEIEGIKTYKSVNELPEVDVLNFVVPPKIGLEITKEAYKNGFKKFWYQPGAESQEIKEFLDSLNDPEVDYLFYKCIMVETI; encoded by the coding sequence ATAGATATATCAAAAATAAAAAAAATCGCGTTAATAGGTGCCACAACAAATAAATCAAAATTTGGATATAAAATCTTAAAAGACCTTGTAAAAAAAGGATATGAAGTATTACCAGTAACTCCAAATTATGATGAAATAGAAGGAATTAAAACATATAAATCAGTTAATGAATTACCAGAAGTTGATGTTTTAAACTTTGTTGTCCCGCCTAAAATTGGATTAGAAATTACAAAAGAGGCTTATAAAAATGGATTTAAAAAATTCTGGTATCAACCAGGTGCCGAATCTCAGGAAATCAAAGAATTCTTGGATTCATTAAATGATCCAGAAGTTGATTACCTGTTCTATAAATGTATAATGGTTGAAACAATATAA
- a CDS encoding 1-phosphofructokinase family hexose kinase: MDVMTVTLNPSLDREIIVEDFKCGHMFRISNPSNSVMEPGGKGINVSKMLSKLGVENMALGFLGGFVGRVFLEKLLEDKNITANFVFVEEETRENIAILDLKNHTITQINSSGPKLQEIDINHMIQRYKNSLSLVEHVLISGSIPPNAPVDIYARMFELAKKNGVTTYMEANGPHFNEAIEKSCPMVVRIDLRREKKYFDRELKEMDDYVYAAEDIIKHGAKLAVLSYHVEGDIIATPEGIWLFKLEENVDRSHLFGVGDSFMTGIIYYILKNGYNYLEAAKFGMATAIAKVHHIEKYIEDIEEIHKYLNYFEVKKVK; the protein is encoded by the coding sequence ATGGATGTAATGACCGTAACATTAAATCCTTCACTAGATAGAGAAATAATCGTAGAAGACTTTAAATGCGGACATATGTTTAGAATTTCTAATCCATCTAATTCTGTAATGGAACCTGGTGGAAAAGGTATCAATGTATCAAAAATGCTTAGTAAATTAGGCGTTGAAAACATGGCCTTGGGTTTTTTAGGCGGATTTGTTGGAAGAGTGTTTTTAGAAAAATTACTCGAAGATAAAAATATAACTGCAAACTTTGTTTTTGTTGAGGAAGAAACTCGTGAAAATATCGCTATATTGGACCTGAAAAATCACACAATTACTCAAATTAATTCAAGTGGTCCAAAACTTCAGGAAATAGATATTAACCATATGATTCAAAGATATAAAAATTCACTTTCTCTTGTAGAACATGTTTTAATTTCTGGAAGCATTCCACCTAATGCACCAGTTGATATCTATGCAAGAATGTTTGAACTTGCAAAGAAAAATGGGGTTACAACATATATGGAAGCAAATGGTCCTCATTTTAACGAGGCAATTGAAAAATCATGTCCTATGGTAGTAAGAATTGACTTAAGAAGAGAGAAAAAATATTTTGATAGAGAATTAAAAGAAATGGATGACTATGTATATGCTGCAGAAGATATTATAAAACATGGCGCAAAATTAGCTGTTCTCAGTTATCATGTTGAAGGAGATATAATTGCAACCCCTGAAGGAATCTGGTTATTCAAATTAGAAGAAAATGTTGATAGATCTCATTTATTTGGTGTTGGTGACTCTTTCATGACAGGAATTATATATTATATATTAAAGAATGGATATAATTACCTTGAAGCTGCAAAATTTGGTATGGCAACTGCTATTGCCAAAGTTCATCATATCGAAAAGTATATTGAAGATATAGAAGAGATTCATAAATATCTAAATTACTTTGAAGTAAAGAAGGTGAAATAA
- a CDS encoding DciA family protein — MKEIKDILYELSSKNNVIKKIMLLDEIKNKISAILDKYNFTSVEVVDIDLKTSTLFLYVENNYIKQEILFKKNKLIKEINNSLQIDRIKSIKFTGGAVR; from the coding sequence ATGAAAGAAATCAAAGATATCTTATATGAATTATCTTCAAAAAACAATGTTATAAAAAAAATTATGTTGCTTGACGAGATAAAAAATAAGATATCAGCAATTTTAGATAAATATAATTTTACCTCAGTGGAGGTGGTTGATATAGATTTAAAAACCTCCACGCTTTTTTTGTATGTTGAAAACAACTACATAAAACAGGAAATTCTATTTAAAAAAAATAAATTAATAAAAGAAATTAATAATTCATTGCAAATAGACAGGATAAAAAGCATAAAATTTACTGGAGGTGCTGTTAGATGA
- a CDS encoding AEC family transporter, producing MLFSLAFFKVLPLFIIISIGYILGKTFEEYDNKILNKITIWVAGNVLAFTAINSHPPKSDELKVFFSGYIILFILAILIPFILKKLNLIKSEWGIISFALMFSNGGYLGYPVVGALFGDEYIAKAVIYVIAMTLLSFSIGIVILTGNIKKGLLNMVKLPMLWGFLIGWILGANNIFWYNFPAVISEPIEMIKNASIVIILINIGVSLSKIKIKIYDLYDTILTTFFRLIVFPVLAIFIVKLLKFDPILGAIFVIEAGMPVGMNVSFITEELKINPALGNLLVFVSTLLSILTVPLLYYLINL from the coding sequence ATGTTATTTTCTCTTGCTTTTTTCAAGGTATTACCTCTTTTCATTATAATCTCTATTGGATATATTCTCGGCAAAACATTTGAAGAATATGACAATAAAATTCTAAATAAAATTACAATATGGGTTGCAGGAAATGTTTTAGCATTTACAGCAATAAATTCTCATCCACCAAAATCAGATGAATTGAAAGTATTTTTTTCAGGATATATAATCCTTTTTATATTAGCTATTTTAATTCCATTTATCCTAAAAAAATTGAACCTCATAAAATCTGAATGGGGAATTATATCTTTTGCATTGATGTTTTCAAATGGCGGATATTTAGGATATCCCGTTGTTGGAGCACTATTTGGAGATGAATATATTGCTAAAGCTGTAATTTACGTTATTGCAATGACATTACTTTCATTTTCAATAGGTATAGTTATTCTTACAGGAAATATAAAAAAAGGATTATTAAATATGGTTAAATTACCCATGTTATGGGGATTCTTAATTGGATGGATATTAGGTGCAAATAATATATTCTGGTATAACTTTCCAGCTGTTATTTCTGAACCAATTGAAATGATAAAAAATGCAAGTATTGTGATCATTCTTATAAACATCGGTGTTTCTTTATCAAAAATAAAAATTAAAATCTATGATTTATACGATACCATTTTAACTACTTTTTTCAGATTAATTGTATTTCCAGTTCTCGCCATTTTTATAGTAAAACTATTAAAATTTGACCCTATTCTTGGAGCGATATTTGTAATTGAAGCAGGAATGCCTGTTGGAATGAATGTATCATTTATTACTGAAGAATTAAAGATAAATCCTGCATTAGGTAATTTGCTTGTTTTTGTAAGTACTCTATTATCAATTTTAACTGTTCCATTATTATATTATCTTATTAATCTTTAG
- the murJ gene encoding murein biosynthesis integral membrane protein MurJ — MSGILKYTAIFASATMVSRFLGLFRDMLFAYYFGRSGEYDAYIIAILLPFFLRRIFAEGAFSTVFIPLYNRKKGKEADLFASTAINILFLITFSLYILVFFYSPIFAKILGSGLDKEYLNLSAFLMKITFPFITFISIWSIFASILHNESNFFISGVSPAITNVFTILGILFSVYFPIKILGPTIGFLLGGFFQLFFVYIYVHKKKYFKYYPVIKKDYINEIMVMFIPALFGVAISHINSIVDTNVATWTGEGGVATIQYALRLYQLPLAIFSVSIANVILPRLSKLSAKDDMENFVKEFKEAIIISLFLTIPAASGLIILSKEIIKLIYQHGSFTSNDTTATAYTLIAYSIGIVFYSIHGILVRNYYSKLDSKKPTKISFIMVTINIILDIILAKYFGTAGIGLATSISGMIGMIILGWDLFAHFDKNDIIEVLKIFIASFIMGTILYISKKLYISNIYTLILVIEGMIIYAVAAYLLNCKYFTEISKMLKNKLKKNG, encoded by the coding sequence ATGTCTGGGATTTTAAAATACACCGCAATATTTGCATCTGCCACAATGGTAAGTCGTTTTCTTGGATTATTCAGAGATATGCTTTTCGCATATTACTTTGGAAGAAGTGGAGAATATGATGCCTATATTATAGCAATACTTCTTCCATTTTTTCTAAGAAGAATATTTGCTGAAGGTGCTTTTTCTACTGTATTCATTCCTTTATACAATAGAAAAAAAGGAAAAGAGGCTGATCTATTTGCAAGCACCGCAATAAATATTTTATTTTTAATCACATTTTCTCTATATATTCTAGTATTTTTTTATTCACCAATTTTTGCTAAAATACTCGGAAGTGGTTTAGATAAAGAATATTTAAACCTTTCTGCCTTTTTAATGAAAATCACATTTCCATTTATTACTTTTATTTCCATATGGTCGATATTTGCCAGTATTTTACATAATGAAAGCAATTTCTTTATCTCGGGAGTATCACCAGCAATAACCAATGTTTTTACCATATTAGGTATTTTATTTTCTGTATATTTTCCTATTAAAATTTTAGGTCCAACAATTGGGTTTCTCCTTGGCGGATTTTTTCAATTATTCTTTGTTTATATTTACGTACATAAGAAAAAATATTTTAAATATTATCCTGTTATAAAAAAAGACTATATAAACGAAATAATGGTAATGTTTATTCCTGCATTATTTGGTGTTGCCATTTCTCATATTAATAGTATTGTGGATACAAATGTTGCAACCTGGACTGGAGAAGGTGGAGTTGCAACTATTCAATATGCATTAAGATTATATCAATTGCCTTTAGCAATTTTTTCTGTGAGCATCGCAAACGTTATTCTTCCAAGATTATCTAAATTATCTGCAAAAGATGATATGGAAAATTTTGTAAAAGAGTTTAAAGAAGCGATAATCATATCCTTATTTTTAACAATTCCCGCTGCATCTGGATTAATTATATTAAGCAAAGAAATAATTAAATTAATATATCAGCATGGTAGCTTTACTTCAAATGATACAACAGCAACTGCCTACACATTAATTGCATATTCTATTGGTATTGTTTTCTATTCCATTCACGGTATTCTTGTAAGAAATTATTATTCAAAATTAGACTCCAAAAAACCAACAAAAATTTCATTTATAATGGTTACAATTAACATAATACTCGATATTATACTTGCTAAATATTTTGGAACTGCCGGAATTGGTTTGGCAACATCAATTTCAGGAATGATTGGTATGATAATTCTGGGTTGGGATTTATTTGCACATTTTGATAAAAATGACATAATTGAAGTATTAAAAATCTTTATTGCATCATTTATTATGGGAACAATATTATATATATCAAAGAAATTATATATATCAAACATCTACACACTTATACTTGTTATTGAAGGAATGATAATATACGCTGTTGCGGCATATTTGCTAAATTGTAAATACTTCACCGAAATATCAAAAATGCTAAAAAATAAACTCAAAAAAAATGGTTAA
- a CDS encoding HPP family protein: MKVEDIMLKDVTSLAEDVTIDRFITLCERHGYSALPVVDSEFHLVGLLSESMVIKASIPGYLSLMQSTSFIPDSQQFIKGLGHILNKPVSEIMDKNPTKVYYDDTALHVADVIIKKSLKIVPVVDYDNRLIGIVRRIKLLSLAAKGILEE, encoded by the coding sequence ATGAAAGTAGAAGATATTATGTTAAAAGATGTAACTTCCTTAGCAGAAGACGTAACTATAGATAGATTTATAACTTTATGTGAAAGGCATGGATACTCAGCGTTGCCTGTTGTAGATTCCGAATTTCACCTCGTTGGATTATTAAGCGAATCAATGGTAATAAAAGCTTCTATCCCGGGATATTTATCTTTAATGCAATCTACTTCATTTATCCCTGATTCTCAACAATTCATAAAAGGATTAGGTCATATTTTAAACAAACCCGTTTCAGAAATAATGGATAAAAATCCTACAAAAGTTTATTATGACGACACAGCTTTACATGTTGCCGATGTAATAATAAAAAAGAGTTTAAAAATAGTTCCTGTTGTTGATTATGATAACAGGCTTATTGGTATTGTAAGAAGAATTAAACTTTTAAGTTTAGCAGCAAAGGGTATTTTGGAGGAATAA
- a CDS encoding aminotransferase class IV: MFYNSKEWIESTEYKSEDFEIFNGYSTYETIRTYNKNLFALNFHYERLKKSAIFLGLEFPEYNKLKETLLEGVKKFNCKEDIRIKILINKYTSKNKSFYAFIEPIYEVDDLRESGVVLAISRERKPKNPVIPYYVKTSLNGYGLYLRQKYNVYYDAIVLNEFGYVTEGTKSNLFMVSAGVIITPPLSAGILPGITRKVVIDLIKSFNIDFEERNIELWELLSADEIFLTHTSAGIVPVRRIVPNFTFNAPGITTETLINYWKDFIIQNNEYWD, translated from the coding sequence GTGTTTTATAATTCAAAAGAATGGATAGAAAGTACTGAATATAAAAGTGAAGATTTTGAAATATTTAACGGATATTCTACTTACGAAACCATTAGAACATACAACAAAAATCTATTTGCCCTTAACTTTCACTATGAAAGATTAAAAAAATCTGCCATATTTTTGGGATTAGAATTCCCTGAATACAATAAACTAAAAGAAACTCTTCTTGAAGGAGTTAAAAAGTTTAATTGCAAAGAAGACATTAGAATAAAAATATTAATTAACAAATACACATCAAAAAATAAAAGTTTTTATGCGTTTATTGAGCCGATATATGAAGTTGATGATTTAAGAGAAAGTGGAGTTGTTTTGGCAATATCTCGAGAAAGAAAACCAAAAAATCCCGTTATTCCATATTATGTAAAAACTTCTCTAAATGGCTATGGATTATATTTAAGACAAAAATACAATGTGTATTATGATGCAATAGTATTAAACGAATTTGGTTATGTAACTGAAGGAACAAAATCAAATCTATTTATGGTAAGTGCTGGAGTAATTATAACTCCTCCTTTATCAGCTGGTATATTACCTGGAATTACAAGAAAAGTTGTTATCGACCTTATAAAAAGCTTCAATATAGACTTTGAAGAAAGAAATATTGAATTATGGGAATTATTATCAGCAGATGAAATATTCTTAACTCATACAAGTGCAGGAATTGTTCCAGTAAGAAGAATAGTTCCTAATTTTACCTTTAATGCCCCAGGTATTACAACTGAAACATTAATAAATTACTGGAAAGACTTTATTATACAAAACAACGAATATTGGGATTAA
- a CDS encoding DNA gyrase/topoisomerase IV subunit B, producing the protein MSHYSQEDIKVLKGLEPVRKRPGMYIGSIGKAGLNHLVYEIVDNSVDEYMSGFCTKIMVKINEDDTIEVMDNGRGIPVGPHPTEKKDTLEVVFTTLHAGGKFNTETYKISGGLHGVGASVVNALSEFLEVWVHRNGKIYYQKYSRGKKVTEVEILGETNKTGTHIKFKPDAEIFENGDIEVEGQIIENRLRELAFLNPGLEIEFIDEKRNKKQKFLFKEGLSEFLDYLIKKNKKAPIHESPIFGKGSFKNPRGENFSDIIVEFSMMYTRNDYPHIFSFVNNIRTVEGGEHESAFKTTLTRVMNDYAKKAGFLKEKDPNFTGEDVREGLIAILSIKLPDPVFEGQTKAKLGSKEVRAAVNDIVAEYLVKYLDSHPKDTKLIFERIKEAARARISARKAREKVKRKSIFENSPLPGKLADCTSNNLDESELFIVEGNSAGGNAKTARDRNFQAILPLRGKIINVEKHDIERLMKNEQVANIISAIGTGIGENFDISKLRYGKIIIMTDADVDGAHIRTLLLALFYRFMPELLKAGRIYAAQPPLYKFKSGKFEKYLYSDAELEELKKEFEGKKYSLQRYKGLGEMNSDQLWETTMNPEKRKLIQINIDDIVETEEILEILMGSDPSARREFIEEHALKVKELDI; encoded by the coding sequence ATGAGCCATTATTCTCAAGAAGATATTAAAGTATTAAAAGGTTTAGAACCTGTTAGAAAAAGACCTGGTATGTATATTGGATCAATTGGAAAAGCAGGTTTAAACCATCTTGTATATGAAATTGTTGACAATAGTGTTGATGAATATATGAGTGGTTTCTGTACCAAAATAATGGTAAAAATAAATGAAGATGATACTATAGAAGTAATGGATAACGGAAGAGGTATTCCAGTTGGTCCACACCCTACAGAAAAAAAAGACACTCTTGAAGTTGTATTTACAACTTTACATGCTGGAGGTAAATTTAATACAGAAACATATAAAATAAGTGGTGGGCTCCACGGAGTTGGTGCATCTGTTGTTAATGCATTATCAGAATTCTTAGAAGTATGGGTTCATAGAAATGGAAAAATTTATTATCAAAAATATTCAAGAGGAAAAAAGGTAACTGAAGTAGAAATATTAGGTGAGACGAATAAAACAGGTACACATATAAAATTTAAACCTGATGCTGAAATCTTTGAAAATGGAGATATTGAAGTTGAAGGTCAAATCATAGAAAATAGATTAAGGGAATTGGCTTTCTTAAACCCTGGTCTCGAAATAGAATTTATAGATGAAAAAAGAAATAAAAAACAAAAATTCCTTTTTAAAGAAGGACTTTCTGAATTTCTTGATTATTTAATAAAAAAGAATAAAAAAGCACCTATTCATGAATCACCAATTTTTGGAAAAGGTTCTTTTAAAAATCCTCGTGGCGAAAACTTTTCAGATATAATAGTTGAATTTTCAATGATGTATACAAGAAACGATTATCCTCACATATTCAGTTTTGTTAACAATATAAGAACTGTAGAAGGCGGGGAACACGAATCAGCATTTAAAACAACACTTACAAGAGTAATGAATGACTATGCCAAAAAAGCTGGATTTTTAAAAGAAAAAGATCCTAATTTTACGGGCGAAGATGTCAGAGAAGGTTTAATAGCTATATTAAGTATTAAACTTCCTGATCCTGTTTTTGAAGGACAAACAAAAGCAAAACTGGGAAGTAAAGAAGTTAGAGCAGCTGTAAACGATATAGTCGCGGAATATTTAGTAAAATATCTTGATTCACACCCAAAAGATACAAAATTAATATTTGAAAGAATAAAAGAAGCTGCAAGAGCAAGAATAAGTGCAAGAAAAGCAAGAGAAAAGGTAAAAAGAAAATCTATATTTGAAAATTCGCCATTACCTGGGAAATTGGCAGATTGTACATCAAATAATCTCGATGAATCAGAATTATTTATTGTTGAAGGTAATTCTGCTGGTGGAAATGCTAAAACCGCAAGAGATAGAAATTTCCAGGCTATATTACCTTTAAGAGGTAAAATAATAAATGTAGAAAAGCATGATATTGAAAGATTAATGAAAAATGAACAGGTAGCTAACATAATTTCGGCTATTGGAACGGGAATTGGCGAAAACTTTGATATATCAAAATTACGTTATGGAAAGATAATAATAATGACAGATGCTGATGTTGACGGAGCTCATATTAGAACATTGTTATTAGCATTATTTTACAGGTTTATGCCAGAATTACTTAAAGCTGGAAGAATATATGCAGCTCAACCTCCTCTATACAAATTTAAATCTGGTAAATTTGAAAAATATTTATACTCAGATGCTGAATTAGAGGAATTAAAAAAAGAATTTGAAGGAAAAAAGTATTCACTTCAGAGATATAAAGGTCTTGGTGAAATGAATTCAGATCAATTATGGGAAACCACAATGAATCCTGAAAAGAGAAAATTAATTCAA